A stretch of the Drosophila sulfurigaster albostrigata strain 15112-1811.04 chromosome 2L, ASM2355843v2, whole genome shotgun sequence genome encodes the following:
- the LOC133835254 gene encoding cyclin-dependent kinase 5 activator 1, translated as MGTVLSFNPRDRHPIYSSQPNFPYNQSADLQAEKLNETAGSIDSHLNNFSYEQLNNAKNRENKSGKSGLSSHQISRHGSGHNQNSCGASMQYNSMHTQINSHNNFNNLTVSSKDTINNDLDSHNENSIVISEKSSIEKSLKKHSLFINALSWKKLSTSHNKKKVDNKNKCANMPSACFKAQLLEASYSTSGAVNATATADKNKNIQLHCNHIEEHQHQQQHHCNQNQVIRDLPFFPTAAKTQKPSTAKELGRVNNTNSITNHNKLIQKQPLTLTLPQQLQASSIQIKNTNQNHIPRKTVIQASTSELLKCLGMFLHYRCHRLNNFDPGDAVMWLRAVDRSLLLQGWQDVAFINPANVVFVYMLVRELVNGEETKESDLQASVLTCLYLSYSYMGNEISYPLKPFLVEDSKENFWDRCLVIVNRLSNKMLKINAEPAFFTEVFTELKSCGQFQTNSNRRSSCGGA; from the exons ATGGGCACGGTGCTGAGTTTTAATCCAAGGGATAGACATCCCATCTATTCGTCACAGCCCAATTTTCCATACAATCAATCCGCTGACTTGCAGGCGGAGAAACTCAACGAGACTGCGGGCTCCATCGATTCGCATTTGAATAACTTCTCGTATGAGCAGCTGAACAATGCCAAGAACCGCGAGAATAAATCGGGCAAATCCGGATTGTCGTCGCACCAAATATCGCGACATGGCTCCGGACACAATCAGAACAGCTGTGGGGCAAGCATGCAATATAATTCAATGCACACGCAAATCAATTCgcacaacaacttcaacaatcTGACAGTGTCGTCGAAGGACACGATCAACAATGATTTGGACTCACATAACGAGAACTCGATTGTCATCTCGGAGAAGAGTTCGATTGAGAAGAGCTTGAAGAAGCATTCGCTGTTCATAAATGCGCTCTCATGGAAGAAGCTATCGACTTCGCATAACAAAAAGAAGGtcgacaacaagaacaaatgcGCCAATATGCCGTCGGCCTGCTTTAAGGCTCAACTCCTGGAGGCATCGTACTCCACATCGGGGGCGGTGAATGCGACAGCCACAGCTGATAAGAATAAGAATATCCAGCTGCATTGCAATCACATCGAggagcatcagcatcagcaacagcatcacTGCAATCAAAATCAGGTCATCAGGGATTTGCCATTCTTCCCCACGGCCGCCAAAACACAGAAGCCATCCACGGCCAAGGAGCTGGGACGTGTCAACAATACCAACTCGATAACCAATCACAACAAACTGATCCAGAAGCAGCCTTTAACGTTGACACTGCCCCAGCAGTTGCAGGCTTCGTCGATACAGATCAAGAACACTAATCAAAATCACATTCCACGCAAAACTGTTATACAG GCTTCTACTTCGGAACTACTCAAATGCCTGGGCATGTTCTTGCACTATCGTTGCCATCGGTTAAACAACTTCGATCCTGGCGACGCCGTCATGTGGCTCAGGGCTGTCGATCGTAGCCTCCTCTTGCAGGGCTGGCAG GATGTGGCATTTATCAATCCAGCAAATGTTGTATTCGTCTACATGTTAGTTCGCGAACTGGTCAACGGAGAGGAAACAAAGGAATCTGATCTTCAGGCATCTGTGCTCACTTGTTTGTATTTGTCGTATTCATACATGGGAAACGAAATAAGTTATCCTCTTAAGCCATTTTTGGTCGAGGACTCCAAAGAGAACTTTTGGGACAG ATGCCTGGTGATCGTGAACAGATTAAGCAATAAGATGCTTAAGATCAATGCAGAGCCAGCATTCTTTACTGAAGTATTCACTGAATTAAAATCATGCGGTCAATTTCAAACCAACTCGAATCGAAGATCATCTTGCGGAGGCGCCTGA
- the LOC133842040 gene encoding uncharacterized protein LOC133842040, whose product MMNGSRICRILLYFLFFRATLCQRSYFDPKINITEMFMMGDDVNNGFNMNDDQIVKFIKPLDRGPYFDTSATKNVTSLVGKTGHLNCRVRNLGNKTVSWIRHRDLHLLTVAESTYTSDQRFTSIYNKQTGDWSLQIKFPQLRDSGVYECQVSTTPPVGYTMIFSVVEPITSIPGGPELYIDLGSTVNLTCIVKHLPDPPLMVHWTHNNQASTNTIYYSYILQYKCEYLLQEINYDSPRGGVSVITEKGDITTSYLLIQRAQISDSGRYSCMPSNANAKSVNVHILNGDHPAAVQGANSFVGLSLNALVFIMVFAHV is encoded by the exons ATGATGAATGGGTCACGAATATGTCggattttactttattttt TGTTTTTTCGAGCCACGCTTTGTCAGCGGAGTTATTTCGATCCGAAAATAAACATTACAGAGATGTTTATGATGGGCGACGATGTCAATAATGGCTTCAATATGAACGACGACCAAATTGTAAAGTTCATCAAGCCTCTCGACAGGGGGCCCTACTTCGATACATCAGCCACCAAGAATGTGACATCATTGGTGGGTAAAACGGGGCATCTCAACTGTCGTGTCAGGAATCTGGGCAATAAAACG GTATCCTGGATACGGCACAGGGACCTTCATCTTTTGACTGTGGCTGAGAGCACGTACACATCGGACCAAAGATTCACTTCAATCTACAATAAGCAAACTGGCGATTGGTCTTTGCAg atCAAATTTCCCCAATTAAGAGATTCGGGAGTTTACGAGTGTCAAGTTTCAACGACACCTCCCGTTGGCTATACAATGATATTTTCAGTTGTTG AGCCCATCACAAGTATTCCGGGAGGTCCCGAGCTGTACATTGATTTGGGCTCCACAGTTAACCTCACTTGTATTGTGAAGCATCTTCCGGATCCACCGCTAATGGTGCATTGGACCCACAATAATCAGGCGAgtacaaatactatatactactcctatatactacaatataaatGTGAATATCTTTTGCAGGAGATAAACTACGATTCACCTCGAGGTGGAGTATCAGTTATTACCGAGAAGGGTGATATAACCACATCATATCTGTTAATACAACGCGCCCAAATATCCGACTCTGGCAGATATTCCTGCATGCCATcgaatgcaaatgccaaatcGGTTAATGTCCACATTTTAAATG gaGACCACCCGGCCGCGGTTCAAGGAGCCAACTCGTTTGTCGGGCTTAGTTTAAATGCGCTAGTTTTTATAATGGTTTTTGCACATGTAtaa
- the LOC133850917 gene encoding polyisoprenoid diphosphate/phosphate phosphohydrolase PLPP6 — translation MTERQVSPALKKILEQDVKLTDRFVAYLLQFSSFKSLKIHCKMLEVSCDGIAWLATWVAFIWLLNSSDLHQMQVNMLIGLLLDIVVVALLKAFVRRRRPMPATDMLTIGPDKFSFPSGHASRAFYILVFFTHLYSLPIIFWMPLTAWAVSVVLSRLILKRHYILDVCAGALIGVVEALFLGLIWLSADSAAWFVGFLSEDKVFSEPN, via the exons ATGACAGAG AGACAAGTTTCGCCTGCATTAAAGAAAATCTTGGAGCAAGATGTGAAGCTGACGGATCGCTTTGTTGCCTACCTGCTGCAGTTCTCATCCTTCAAGTCACTGAAGATACACTGCAAAATGCTGGAGGTCTCATGCGATGGCATCGCTTGGCTTGCAACATGGGTCGCCTTCATCTGGTTGCTCAACTCCAGCGATCTGCATCAGATGCAAGTGAATATGCTGATAGGATTGTTGCTGGACATCGTCGTGGTGGCACTTCTCAAAGCATTTGTGCGCAGACGGCGTCCAATGCCGGCCACAGACATGCTGACAATTGGACCCGATAAATTCAGCTTTCCATCGGGTCATGCATCACGAGCTTTCTATATCCTCGTCTTCTTCACCCATCTGTATTCCCTGCCCATCATTTTCTGGATGCCATTGACCGCTTGGGCTGTCAGCGTTGTGCTCTCCAGACTGATATTGAAACGCCATTATATTTTGGATGTTTGCGCTGGAGCATTGATTGGAGTTGTGGAAGCCTTGTTCCTTGGTCTGATTTGGCTTAGCGCTGATTCAGCTGCTTGGTTCGTTGGTTTCCTATCTGAAGACAAAGTGTTCAGTGAACCCAATTAA
- the LOC133850913 gene encoding serine-rich adhesin for platelets isoform X1 has translation MYNVPHKYRQVCRLCLTLVNECDIPDLQIYNPSSCTSETSTTGLQEPENETVGTSQLNATNPCNINAANKCVCNNALDPNNTCCCDGDDNELSAAEAAEKSSSSSNTNNSLHIKNNYNTPSVPSSSSSSSSAANPPCTTTTIDNNNINYARRMLQTPSSTSPPTTSALKFPTTTAATQHPQQEVRNSETTNNPIGDQEKEQHFKVKQQQQQHVGLFHDIGENTSSNENYNQEHKDDSSPHITIQIFNCLSIKPLPNDGFPSIVCLECRIKLESFWKFRNMALNSHMALREFLAISDSEHLDTNELEMKLDEILKSTSEAIAATALTELSKSSKTRYSQRQPKLDGVSLVNAKEIIERQIESNIRDMQQAPLLYSNLFESPSLSSQTTSSSSNAIIEHREPILNPDTNKIMTPRTAIKTEKYFELDNGTAIQSKDAKEVEQYKNLQQQLETAAVLMDISKKIVISPPCSNPQSPCLSALSAETSIKSSVIKSKRPSIDNEMLHDTVEIDLSVKKKKNDYEFAATSTSTSTSRNFGQQPPPPPPPPILDVHVNAPLRGSCDGDLKNYSITINDDGGSSIYQLNTKTPQQQQTKLNTESIATCLSDSEDSSDSNKLEMDIASAMNDRKTPESVNSDHATDAATTQLWQALARSAAKNKDESRATQLIRSMMTNTFVFPAPSAIALTKVPEEPLPLLKDMSESQSSVVKICRRKQSFPTKTDCIESPDIKVTDTYVRSEGVSNTLTEGIKDKKSIKCNSSSNSGSSSSSSNALSTTSQKDMSCSNCGTLTTTIWRRSVRGEMVCNACGLYFKLHGVNRPHSMRRDTIHTRRRRPKECEKSKKRNRQLPCNSAADFETHNMNSFIDHKKLDLSISQETLSISDQVFNKYKTDLSETGGGAAATLKDVILKRKKSQSLPEFNDTCEGEELSVPLNLVSSENNAKLTYNAK, from the exons atgtataatgTACCACATAAGTATCGTCAAGTTTGTCGATTGTGCCTCACATTGGTTAATGAGTGCGATATCCCAGatctacaaatttataatCCAAGTAGTTGTACAAGTGAGACGTCGACAACAGGCCTACAAGAGCCTGAAAATGAAACAGTTGGCACTAGCCAATTGAATGCCACTAATCCGTGCAATATTAATGCGGCCAACAAATGTGTCTGCAATAATGCTCTGGACCCAAATAATACATGTTGCTGTGATGGTGATGATAACGAGTtatcagcagcagaagcagcagaaaaaagcagcagcagcagcaataccAATAATTCTctacatataaaaaacaattacaacacaCCGAGTgtgccttcttcttcttcatcatcgtcgtctGCTGCTAACCCGccatgcacaacaacaacaattgacaacaacaatattaactACGCTCGTCGCATGCTGCAAACTCCGTCGTCAACTTCTccaccaacaacatcagcattaaaatttccaacaacaacagcagcaacacaacatCCTCAACAAGAAGTGAGAAATAgtgaaacaacaaataatcCAATTGGCGACCAGGAGAAGGAGCAACACTTCAAAGttaagcagcaacagcagcagcatgttgGACTATTTCATGATATCGGCGAAAATACGTCAAGCAACGAAAATTACAATCAAGAGCATAAAGATGATTCATCACCGCACATTACAATTCAGATATTCAACTGTCTCTCTATTAAG CCATTGCCCAACGATGGATTTCCTTCAATCGTGTGCCTTGAGTGCCGCATTAAACTCGAATCATTTTGGAAGTTCCGCAACATGGCGCTTAATTCGCATATGGCCTTAAGAGAATTCCTGGCCATATCGGACTCTGAGCATCTT GACACAAATGAACTGGAAATGAAACTtgatgaaattttaaaatccaCATCGGAGGCAATAGCGGCAACGGCGCTGACTGAACTGAGCAAATCGTCAAAGACAAGATATAGCCAACGGCAGCCGAAACTTGATGGCGTTAGCCTTGTAAATGCAAAGGAAATCATCGAGCGCCAAATTGAAAGCAACATCAGAGATATGCAACAAGCCCCATTATTGTATTCAAACCTATTTGAGAGTCCATCGCTATCATCACAAACAACATCATCGTCGAGCAATGCTATTATTGAGCATCGTGAGCCGATATTGAATCCCGATACCAATAAGATAATGACACCGCGAACAGCAATTAAAACggagaaatattttgaattagaTAATGGGACGGCGATACAATCAAAAGATGCAAAAGAAGTTGAGCAATATAAgaacttgcaacagcaactagaGACTGCCGCAGTGCTTATGGATATAAGTAAAAAAATTGTCATTTCACCACCATGCTCGAATCCCCAATCTCCTTGTCTCTCTGCACTCTCTGCGGAAACAAGTATTAAAAGTTCTGTGATAAAATCAAAACGTCCATCAATCGATAACGAGATGCTGCACGACACTGTTGAAATCGATTTGTCcgtgaaaaagaaaaagaatgaTTATGAATTTGCTGCAAcctcaacatcaacatcaacgtcaCGTAACTTTGGCCAgcaaccgccaccgccaccaccaccaccaatACTTGATGTCCATGTGAATGCTCCTCTAAGGGGCTCTTGCGATGGCGATCTTAAGAACTATAGTATTACGATCAACGATGATGGCGGCTCATCCATATACCAATTGAACACAAaaacaccacaacaacaacaaactaaactaaataccGAAAGTATTGCGACTTGTCTATCGGACTCTGAGGACAGCTCTGATTCGAATAAACTAGAAATGGATATTGCATCGGCAATGAATGATCGCAAGACGCCCGAGAGCGTCAATTCGGATCATGCAACCGATGCGGCGACGACACAACTGTGGCAAGCATTGGCACGTTCCGCTG CCAAAAACAAAGACGAAAGTCGGGCTACGCAACTAATACGCAGCATGATGACTAACACTTTTGTATTTCCTGCGCCGTCGGCCATCGCATTGACAAAAGTACCTGAAGAACCACTACCACTTTTAAAG gATATGTCTGAATCTCAATCGAGTGTTGTCAAAATATGTAGGCGTAAGCAAAGTTTTCCAACCAAAACCGATTGCATTGAGTCTCCAGATATTAAGGTAACAGATACATACGTTCGCTCAGAAGGTGTATCAAACACATTGACAGAGGGAATCAAAGACAAAAAG AGCATCAAATGCAACAGTAGCAgtaacagcggcagcagcagcagtagcagcaatgCTTTATCGACAACGTCGCAAAAGGATATGTCGTGCTCGAATTGTGGTACCCTGACAACAACCATTTGGAGACGCAGTGTGCGAGGCGAGATGGTTTGCAACGCTTGCGGATTGTACTTTAAGCTGCATGGCGTAAATCGACCGCATTCAATGAGACGTGACACCATTCATACTCGGCGTAGGCGGCCCAAAGAGTGCGAGAAATCCAAGAAAA GAAATCGACAATTACCCTGCAACTCGGCGGCAGACTTTGAAACGCATAACATGAATAGTTTCATAGATCACAAAAAACTGGATTTGTCGATAAGTCAGGAAACACTCAGTATTTCAGATCAAGTATTTAAC AAATACAAAACGGATTTATCTGAAACAGGaggtggagcagcagcaacactgaAAGATGTTATTTTGAAACGGAAAAAATCACAATCTTTGCCTGAGTTTAATGATACCTGCGAAGGCGAGGAACTATCTGTACCTCTTAACCTTGTTTCCAGTGAAAATAATGCAAAGTTAACATACAACgccaaataa
- the LOC133850913 gene encoding serine-rich adhesin for platelets isoform X2: MYNVPHKYRQVCRLCLTLVNECDIPDLQIYNPSSCTSETSTTGLQEPENETVGTSQLNATNPCNINAANKCVCNNALDPNNTCCCDGDDNELSAAEAAEKSSSSSNTNNSLHIKNNYNTPSVPSSSSSSSSAANPPCTTTTIDNNNINYARRMLQTPSSTSPPTTSALKFPTTTAATQHPQQEVRNSETTNNPIGDQEKEQHFKVKQQQQQHVGLFHDIGENTSSNENYNQEHKDDSSPHITIQIFNCLSIKPLPNDGFPSIVCLECRIKLESFWKFRNMALNSHMALREFLAISDSEHLDTNELEMKLDEILKSTSEAIAATALTELSKSSKTRYSQRQPKLDGVSLVNAKEIIERQIESNIRDMQQAPLLYSNLFESPSLSSQTTSSSSNAIIEHREPILNPDTNKIMTPRTAIKTEKYFELDNGTAIQSKDAKEVEQYKNLQQQLETAAVLMDISKKIVISPPCSNPQSPCLSALSAETSIKSSVIKSKRPSIDNEMLHDTVEIDLSVKKKKNDYEFAATSTSTSTSRNFGQQPPPPPPPPILDVHVNAPLRGSCDGDLKNYSITINDDGGSSIYQLNTKTPQQQQTKLNTESIATCLSDSEDSSDSNKLEMDIASAMNDRKTPESVNSDHATDAATTQLWQALARSAAKNKDESRATQLIRSMMTNTFVFPAPSAIALTKVPEEPLPLLKSIKCNSSSNSGSSSSSSNALSTTSQKDMSCSNCGTLTTTIWRRSVRGEMVCNACGLYFKLHGVNRPHSMRRDTIHTRRRRPKECEKSKKRNRQLPCNSAADFETHNMNSFIDHKKLDLSISQETLSISDQVFNKYKTDLSETGGGAAATLKDVILKRKKSQSLPEFNDTCEGEELSVPLNLVSSENNAKLTYNAK; this comes from the exons atgtataatgTACCACATAAGTATCGTCAAGTTTGTCGATTGTGCCTCACATTGGTTAATGAGTGCGATATCCCAGatctacaaatttataatCCAAGTAGTTGTACAAGTGAGACGTCGACAACAGGCCTACAAGAGCCTGAAAATGAAACAGTTGGCACTAGCCAATTGAATGCCACTAATCCGTGCAATATTAATGCGGCCAACAAATGTGTCTGCAATAATGCTCTGGACCCAAATAATACATGTTGCTGTGATGGTGATGATAACGAGTtatcagcagcagaagcagcagaaaaaagcagcagcagcagcaataccAATAATTCTctacatataaaaaacaattacaacacaCCGAGTgtgccttcttcttcttcatcatcgtcgtctGCTGCTAACCCGccatgcacaacaacaacaattgacaacaacaatattaactACGCTCGTCGCATGCTGCAAACTCCGTCGTCAACTTCTccaccaacaacatcagcattaaaatttccaacaacaacagcagcaacacaacatCCTCAACAAGAAGTGAGAAATAgtgaaacaacaaataatcCAATTGGCGACCAGGAGAAGGAGCAACACTTCAAAGttaagcagcaacagcagcagcatgttgGACTATTTCATGATATCGGCGAAAATACGTCAAGCAACGAAAATTACAATCAAGAGCATAAAGATGATTCATCACCGCACATTACAATTCAGATATTCAACTGTCTCTCTATTAAG CCATTGCCCAACGATGGATTTCCTTCAATCGTGTGCCTTGAGTGCCGCATTAAACTCGAATCATTTTGGAAGTTCCGCAACATGGCGCTTAATTCGCATATGGCCTTAAGAGAATTCCTGGCCATATCGGACTCTGAGCATCTT GACACAAATGAACTGGAAATGAAACTtgatgaaattttaaaatccaCATCGGAGGCAATAGCGGCAACGGCGCTGACTGAACTGAGCAAATCGTCAAAGACAAGATATAGCCAACGGCAGCCGAAACTTGATGGCGTTAGCCTTGTAAATGCAAAGGAAATCATCGAGCGCCAAATTGAAAGCAACATCAGAGATATGCAACAAGCCCCATTATTGTATTCAAACCTATTTGAGAGTCCATCGCTATCATCACAAACAACATCATCGTCGAGCAATGCTATTATTGAGCATCGTGAGCCGATATTGAATCCCGATACCAATAAGATAATGACACCGCGAACAGCAATTAAAACggagaaatattttgaattagaTAATGGGACGGCGATACAATCAAAAGATGCAAAAGAAGTTGAGCAATATAAgaacttgcaacagcaactagaGACTGCCGCAGTGCTTATGGATATAAGTAAAAAAATTGTCATTTCACCACCATGCTCGAATCCCCAATCTCCTTGTCTCTCTGCACTCTCTGCGGAAACAAGTATTAAAAGTTCTGTGATAAAATCAAAACGTCCATCAATCGATAACGAGATGCTGCACGACACTGTTGAAATCGATTTGTCcgtgaaaaagaaaaagaatgaTTATGAATTTGCTGCAAcctcaacatcaacatcaacgtcaCGTAACTTTGGCCAgcaaccgccaccgccaccaccaccaccaatACTTGATGTCCATGTGAATGCTCCTCTAAGGGGCTCTTGCGATGGCGATCTTAAGAACTATAGTATTACGATCAACGATGATGGCGGCTCATCCATATACCAATTGAACACAAaaacaccacaacaacaacaaactaaactaaataccGAAAGTATTGCGACTTGTCTATCGGACTCTGAGGACAGCTCTGATTCGAATAAACTAGAAATGGATATTGCATCGGCAATGAATGATCGCAAGACGCCCGAGAGCGTCAATTCGGATCATGCAACCGATGCGGCGACGACACAACTGTGGCAAGCATTGGCACGTTCCGCTG CCAAAAACAAAGACGAAAGTCGGGCTACGCAACTAATACGCAGCATGATGACTAACACTTTTGTATTTCCTGCGCCGTCGGCCATCGCATTGACAAAAGTACCTGAAGAACCACTACCACTTTTAAAG AGCATCAAATGCAACAGTAGCAgtaacagcggcagcagcagcagtagcagcaatgCTTTATCGACAACGTCGCAAAAGGATATGTCGTGCTCGAATTGTGGTACCCTGACAACAACCATTTGGAGACGCAGTGTGCGAGGCGAGATGGTTTGCAACGCTTGCGGATTGTACTTTAAGCTGCATGGCGTAAATCGACCGCATTCAATGAGACGTGACACCATTCATACTCGGCGTAGGCGGCCCAAAGAGTGCGAGAAATCCAAGAAAA GAAATCGACAATTACCCTGCAACTCGGCGGCAGACTTTGAAACGCATAACATGAATAGTTTCATAGATCACAAAAAACTGGATTTGTCGATAAGTCAGGAAACACTCAGTATTTCAGATCAAGTATTTAAC AAATACAAAACGGATTTATCTGAAACAGGaggtggagcagcagcaacactgaAAGATGTTATTTTGAAACGGAAAAAATCACAATCTTTGCCTGAGTTTAATGATACCTGCGAAGGCGAGGAACTATCTGTACCTCTTAACCTTGTTTCCAGTGAAAATAATGCAAAGTTAACATACAACgccaaataa